The stretch of DNA GAGATTGGGCTGCTCGACATCATCCTGAAACTCAACCGAAATACGGATACAGATGCGCTCGCCTTGGGGAACCGTTGCGACCGGATCACCTCCCGCACCGTAAACGCCGATGCCTAGAATCCGGGCCTTTCCGTTTCCGTACCGGTGATCGACATTCGGCATATGCTCGATGAATTGCGGGATACGGGCGAGAGCCTCTTCCGTCAACTCCAGGGTGCCGGCCGCGGTAAGTGGCCGCCCGATCGGTTCGTCACCCATGAATTCCTTCCGGCCCCGCATAATCATTGCCGCAAGATACTTGGCCGCCACTTCATCTGTTCTTCCTTCGAGGTGAACGCGGCCGTGGTCCATCCAGATCGTTTTATCCGCAAGGCTCCGCACGGTCGTCAGGTCATGCGAAACGAAAAGGATCGTTACCCCCTGACGCTTCATTTCCTGGATGCGGCGTATGCAGCGCTGCTGAAAAAAAATGTCGCCCACCGACAGAGCCTCATCCACGATCAGGATATCGGGATCCATGTGGATAGCCACAGCGAACGCAAGACGGACGAACATCCCACTGGAATATGTCTTGACGGGACGGTCGACGAACTCGCCGATCTCGGCGAATCTTTCGATGGAAGGAATCCGCTCCCGGGTTTGAGCGTCGGTGAACCCGAGAATGGAGGCATAGAGATAAATGTTTTCGCGCCCGGTAAACAAAGGATTGAAGCCGGCTCCAAGCTCGAGCAGCGCCGACACGCGGCCTTCAACTGATAATGAACCGGAGGTCGGACGGACAACACCCGCGACCATTCGAAGCAAGGTGCTTTTGCCGGATCCGTTTTCGCCGATGATCCCCAGACAACAGCCGCGGTCCACGGAAAGGTCAACATCCTTCACGGCCCAGAACGGTTCGTGATAGCGGCGCTTACCGAAGGTCAGAAGCTCTTTCAAATGATCCGACGGCCGCCTGTAGATGCGGAAACACTTTGAAATCCCGCCGGCGCGGATAATCGGCATATCTGCCATCTTAGCAGCGTTGCGCGAAAACGGCGTATTGGCCGCCTAACGGCAGGGCGCGCAGGCTGTCTT from Terriglobia bacterium encodes:
- a CDS encoding ABC transporter ATP-binding protein — translated: MPIIRAGGISKCFRIYRRPSDHLKELLTFGKRRYHEPFWAVKDVDLSVDRGCCLGIIGENGSGKSTLLRMVAGVVRPTSGSLSVEGRVSALLELGAGFNPLFTGRENIYLYASILGFTDAQTRERIPSIERFAEIGEFVDRPVKTYSSGMFVRLAFAVAIHMDPDILIVDEALSVGDIFFQQRCIRRIQEMKRQGVTILFVSHDLTTVRSLADKTIWMDHGRVHLEGRTDEVAAKYLAAMIMRGRKEFMGDEPIGRPLTAAGTLELTEEALARIPQFIEHMPNVDHRYGNGKARILGIGVYGAGGDPVATVPQGERICIRISVEFQDDVEQPNLGFMMRNRLGEDVTGTNVLFEGERLPPARQGDRISVDFVMDLPFLQAGFYHFSPAAADGGLDSYEMCDWVENACAIEVLQRTATHGHMRIPVGVRASFVSPESMATYSSKTSREHSR